In Gemella haemolysans ATCC 10379, the genomic window TTTGTTACAACGACTTTTGAAGGATCGCTAAATGAAATGCCCTTGTCGATATTATGACCAAATTTCGCTAAAGTTTTTTCTTTAGATAGTTCCTTAAAACCATTTGGAACTATATCTTTTGTTCCACCTTTTGCATTGTTATAACCGTTAATACTTGAATCAATGACTGATTGAGGTCGACTAAAAGCGGTATCTGGAGCGATTAAGTTTTTATCAAGTGCGTAAATGGAATTCATAACTGCAATCCAGCTTCTTTGAGCATAGTCATAACTTGGTACTTTTGCTGGACTATCATATCCATTCCATAGACCAACAGTTATTTTAGTAGAACCACCAACAACCCATAGGTCTTTATAGTACTCAGAAGTCCCTGTTTTTACAAATAAGTTTTTAGAATTAAATTTCAGTTTACTTGGCATATCATGAGATGTACCGTAACTCTTATTGATAACATCTCCAAGCATATCGACGATTAGATAACTTGTAGATTCTTCGAATACTTTAACTGGTGAAAAATCAGCTTTGTAAACTAGCTCTCCATCATTATTTTCGATTTCTTCGATAATATGTGCTTTTTTGTGTTCACCTTTATTTGCAAAAGTAGAAAATGCACTAGTATTCTCTGTAACTGATAAACCGTAAGTCATACCACCAATGGCAGTAGCTAAGTTAGTTTTATCACTTTCTGTAAGACCTTCAACACCCATTTTCTCTAGGTAATTTGTAACAGGATCCTCTTTATAAAATGCAGAGTATAGCCTTACAGTTGGCAAGTTAAGAGATCTAGCTAATGCTTGTCTAGCCGGTAGGTATCCACGCTCAGACATGTCATAGTTCTCAGGTTTCCAACCATAATGATTAAATCTTTTATCTAAAACGGTTGAGTTAGGAGTAATGTAACCTTTATCGATAGCTGGTCCATAAACTAATAGTGGTTTGATTGTAGAACCTGGTGAACGACGAGTTCTTGTTGCGTGGTTAAGTTGTTGTTTTTTGTAGTCCATACCACCGATAAACGCTAATACTTTACCAGTATTGTTTTCAATAACCGATGCTCCAATTTCTAATGGATAAACAACACCACCCTGAGTGTATGTTGGATAAGAAGCGAATTGTTTTTTCGTTTCTTGAAGTGTATCGTAAAGTTTCTTATCAAGTGTAGTTTTTACTTTATAACCACCAGTTATGAATTTAATTCTACTTTTTTCGATTAGTTCATTTCTGTAGTCAGAATCATTTTTAAATTCTTCTTCTCTATTATTTTTTTTAGCAGTTTGCTCAGCTAATATCTCTGCAACTGAACTTGTTACCTCATCACGAATATAAGGGTAATCAGTATATTCTGAATATTTTTGTTTAGTATAAGCACCTTTAATATCGAATTTCTTCGCTTCTTCAAATTGTTCTTTAGTAATAAAATCATTTGAAAGCATACGTTCTAATACATATTGCTGTCTTTCAAACCCCGCTTGAAGCTCTTCGTCAGGACGGATATTTCCAGCAGAGTCAAATGGTGTATATCTATATGGTGATTGTACAAAACCAACAAGATAAGCTGCTTGAGCTATATTCAAGTCTTTAGAATGAACTCCAAAAACACCTTGTGCTGCAGTTTCGATACCGCTAATGTTTTGTCCTAAACTATTTTTTCCGAAAGGAGCGACATTTAGATAATTTTCAAGAATTTCATTTTTAGAAAAATGACTATCAACACGAAGTGCTAGTAATATTTCTTTTGCTTTTCTTTCATAAGATCTTGAATTATCAAGAAGCTGATTTTTTACCAATTGCTGAGTGATAGTACTACCACCAGTTGATCTAGCACCAGTCGCTTCACTATGTGTAGCTCTTAAAACAGCCCAAATATCAATTCCACTGTTAGAGTAGAAATTAGAGTCTTCACTTGCGATAATAGCATTTTTAACATTATCACCGATATTCTCATAAGTAACAGTCTTTCTAATTAATTCGGAGTTGATTGTACCTAATTTTTCACCACTTCCAAAATAAACTTCACTGTTCTTACTAATGTTATTTATTTGTTCTTTCATTTCTTTTTGGGTTAAGACAGGTTGATCTTTAACTAAACCACCCACATACCCGATAGCAAGCCCCGCACCTAAACTAATTAGTAATCCAATAGAAAGAAGTATGGCTCGCGT contains:
- a CDS encoding transglycosylase domain-containing protein; translation: MKIKKILTSMTRAILLSIGLLISLGAGLAIGYVGGLVKDQPVLTQKEMKEQINNISKNSEVYFGSGEKLGTINSELIRKTVTYENIGDNVKNAIIASEDSNFYSNSGIDIWAVLRATHSEATGARSTGGSTITQQLVKNQLLDNSRSYERKAKEILLALRVDSHFSKNEILENYLNVAPFGKNSLGQNISGIETAAQGVFGVHSKDLNIAQAAYLVGFVQSPYRYTPFDSAGNIRPDEELQAGFERQQYVLERMLSNDFITKEQFEEAKKFDIKGAYTKQKYSEYTDYPYIRDEVTSSVAEILAEQTAKKNNREEEFKNDSDYRNELIEKSRIKFITGGYKVKTTLDKKLYDTLQETKKQFASYPTYTQGGVVYPLEIGASVIENNTGKVLAFIGGMDYKKQQLNHATRTRRSPGSTIKPLLVYGPAIDKGYITPNSTVLDKRFNHYGWKPENYDMSERGYLPARQALARSLNLPTVRLYSAFYKEDPVTNYLEKMGVEGLTESDKTNLATAIGGMTYGLSVTENTSAFSTFANKGEHKKAHIIEEIENNDGELVYKADFSPVKVFEESTSYLIVDMLGDVINKSYGTSHDMPSKLKFNSKNLFVKTGTSEYYKDLWVVGGSTKITVGLWNGYDSPAKVPSYDYAQRSWIAVMNSIYALDKNLIAPDTAFSRPQSVIDSSINGYNNAKGGTKDIVPNGFKELSKEKTLAKFGHNIDKGISFSDPSKVVVTKPVQKEEKKDDKDKKEEKKNDKDKKDKKEERTVTITETSPPPILKPTVITDEE